A single window of Leishmania infantum JPCM5 genome chromosome 35 DNA harbors:
- a CDS encoding putative protein kinase, with product MITSRGKASGHVKPSSPASAKDAAPFFAAAPTAVTASKTSYSRNDGHNPLINDLLKDLDKNSSPEDVHGAGHVQEQSVSNANSFSNFDLQLRRPSEESTASCRSSARNRDKTATDILCKTGQHFVHAMRMHNLEDFFCPAHGESAEDVLRRQLRKKDQEEVEAVVLTLVELLEEVRKARGQLVPLAGSLSLLDTSGRKRTSFNSMHSAVSTASLMRPPVHETNQLAMAYDQQGNRMINCYRVIANLGRGAYGKVKLGVDTNTGQMVAIKIIDKKLLKRIGGLGSSNQEAALKREIAIMKKVRHRNCVSLYEVIDDPDSHILYLIMEYVPNGPVVRLKPQELSSTALESIEAGIPLNGEVCNKALIRCAVRQSANGDTASLTDAEINSNPTIFLCKPLSQHICALYLRQLVSGLRYMHKRNLVHHDIKPDNILVGTNHHVFLSDFGVSEILSTRHEVKNAVKKNRGSMSDDLISEHSFESDGSDSTNDDGVGSKPRLGGGTLLFTAPELFDSSVNKKLLDPHLTDVWALGVTLYCMLVGMSPFFGNTYADVRANILTQRYPWCGKTIYGTLLAAEWRVVLNGLLAKNPNNRWSLARLKSFLDQHSFQYAMRQSAFLEASTRTRSLTSVDGDASPSTSTAQRAAGLAASSTGTFAKGLKLPLACSSVAKDKNASILLPRVVSSPRAVSALSMEAGGAARSFLWDLGVSEKEVRGATRTVKVEVVRQTTVLSAHTRTIVRRYVEWIRACMHARNFIPLGCAPPLSRKSLVGSLVSMQMCADANKSSKTLTASREKAHVTHVPVLAVAARCHRTSEAGPIGTRSSLFPPRRSPHSPAGDTRKGRQRSGSRSSNDGGGRALTRGSLESRASDGRLQSLDAALSIVNLQSTFDEHSLTFSLTSSSASSQASFSSQHGYSGQQPGRETRTNNGILAGNLATPSEDTPAPRNGMAEKVSWCNAQMPSTVAQTMVPSSATPSSIAEEDSRKRVGAKGSKSRFQQFMRRKKTPSGASVSDDLTSYQSTFAPKSNSAVSPLLDSVLCSGISGLGDSNSAGCCSTHHNPKTVSTTDRCLAAPPDEHLSVVQSPGSVGNKHPVGPMQERLSDGKLAVLALTSFEQVPHVTVSKRLSSVFRK from the coding sequence GCCCGAAACCGTGACAAGACAGCCACGGATATTCTCTGCAAGACTGGTCAGCACTTTGTGCACGCCATGCGGATGCACAACCTGGAGGATTTCTTCTGCCCTGCTCACGGTGAGAGCGCCGAGGACGTGCTGCGACGCCAGCTGCGCAAGAAAGATcaagaggaggtggaggcagTGGTGCTCACGTTAGtggagctgctcgaggaggtgcgcaagGCAAGGGGCCAATTAGTGCCGCTCGCCGGCTCGCTCTCGTTGCTCGACACGTCGGGGCGAAAGCGTACCTCCTTCAATAGCATGCACTCCGCAGTGAGCACGGCTAGCCTCATGCGGCCACCGGTGCATGAGACGAATCAGCTCGCCATGGCGTACGATCAGCAGGGAAACCGCATGATTAACTGCTATAGGGTGATCGCGAATCTAGGACGTGGCGCGTACGGCAAAGTGAAGCTTGGAGTCGACACCAACACCGGCCAGATGGTAGCCATCAAAATAATTGACAAGAAGCTTCTCAAGAGGATCGGTGGCctgggcagcagcaaccaggaggcggcgctgaagcgcgAGATCGCCATCATGAAGAAAGTGCGCCACCGGAACTGCGTATCTCTATACGAGGTTATCGACGACCCTGATTCGCACATACTCTACCTAATTATGGAGTATGTGCCAAACGGGCCCGTTGTTCGGCTGAAACCGCAGGAGCTCAGCAGCACTGCCCTGGAGTCTATCGAGGCCGGCATTCCGCTGAACGGAGAGGTCTGCAACAAGGCCCTGATACGTTGCGCGGTGCGGCAGTCCGCCAACGGCGATACTGCGTCCCTCACCGACGCGGAGATCAACAGTAATCCGACGATTTTCCTGTGTAAGCCGCTTAGCCAGCACATCTGTGCGCTGTACCTGCGCCAACTTGTGAGTGGACTGCGATATATGCACAAGCGAAACCTCGTTCACCACGACATCAAGCCGGACAATATATTGGTTGGCACCAACCATCACGTTTTTCTCAGCGACTTTGGTGTTAGCGAGATCCTCTCCACTCGGCATGAGGTGAAAAATGCTGTGAAGAAAAACCGTGGCAGCATGAGCGACGACCTCATTAGCGAACACTCCTTCGAATCCGACGGTAGTGATTCGACCAATGATGATGGCGTTGGCAGCAAACCTCGCCTGGGCGGTGGCACGCTCCTCTTCACCGCGCCGGAGCTGTTTGACAGCTCGGTGAATAAAAAATTGCTGGATCCCCACCTGACCGACGTCTGGGCGCTCGGCGTCACGCTCTACTGCATGCTAGTTGGCATGTCCCCGTTTTTTGGTAACACGTACGCCGATGTGCGCGCAAACATCCTGACGCAGAGGTACCCGTGGTGCGGCAAGACGATTTACgggacgctgctggcggcggagtGGCGGGTCGTGCTGAACGGGCTGCTGGCCAAGAACCCGAACAATCGCTGGTCGCTGGCGCGGCTCAAGTCGTTCCTCGACCAGCACAGCTTCCAGTACGCCATGCGGCAGAGTGCGTTCCTCGAGGCATCGACGCGGACTCGTTCCTTGACCTCCGTGGACGGCGACGCATCCCCCTCCACTTccacagcgcagcgcgccgccggcttGGCAGCGTCGTCGACCGGGACGTTTGCCAAGGGACTCAAGCTGCCGCTCGCGTGTAGTTCAGTGGCGAAGGACAAGAACGCCTCTATCCTTCTCCCTCGCGTGGTTTCTTCTCCTAGGGCCGTTTCCGCCTTGTCAATGgaggcgggcggcgctgctcgcagcTTCCTGTGGGACCTTGGCGTCTCGGAGAAGGAGGTACGAGGTGCCACGCGAACGGTGAAGGTcgaggtggtgcggcagaCGACCGTCCTctcggcgcacacgcgcaccatTGTGCGCCGCTACGTCGAATGGATtcgcgcatgcatgcacgctCGGAACTTCATTCCACTGGGCTGCGCGCCCCCTTTAAGCAGAAAGTCGCTCGTCGGCTCCCTGGTCTCCATGCAGATGTGCGCTGACGCCAACAAGAGCAGCAAGACGTTGACCGCCAGCCGCGAAAAGGCACATGTGACGCACGTCCCTGTCCTCGCTGTGGCGGCAAGGTGCCACCGAACCAGCGAGGCCGGCCCCATAGGCACTAGATCTTCCTTGTTTCCTCCGCGGAGGAGCCCCCATTCACCGGCGGGAGATACTCGCAAGGGGAGGCAacggagcggcagccgcagcagcaatgacggcggtggccgcgcgcTCACTCGCGGCAGCCTGGAAAGCCGCGCCTCGGACGGCAGATTACAGTCGCTGGATGCTGCCCTCTCAATAGTGAACTTGCAAAGCACCTTCGATGAGCACTCCCTCACCTTTAGCTTGACGTCATCGAGTGCCTCCTCGCAGGCTTCCTTTTCGTCGCAGCACGGATACAGTGGGCAGCAACCTGGCAGGGAAACCCGCACCAATAACGGCATCCTGGCGGGCAACTTGGCAACTCCGAGCGAGGATACGCCGGCGCCCAGAAACGGGATGGCCGAAAAAGTCAGTTGGTGTAATGCACAGATGCCATCGACGGTCGCGCAGACGATGGTGCCCAGCAGCGCGACGCCTTCATCTAttgcggaggaggacagccGAAAAAGGGTGGGCGCAAAAGGCAGCAAGAGCCGGTTCCAGCAATTCATGCGCCGCAAGAAAACACCGAGCGGCGCCTCCGTCAGTGATGACCTCACCTCTTACCAATCCACGTTTGCACCCAAGTCAAATTCTGCGGTGTCGCCGCTACTCGATTCGGTTCTCTGTAGTGGCATCAGCGGCTTGGGAGACAGCAACTCAGCTGGGTGCTGTAGTACACACCATAACCCGAAGACTGTCAGCACGACTGACCGTTGTCTTGCCGCGCCACCAGACGAGCACCTCTCGGTGGTGCAGTCTCCAGGCTCGGTGGGCAACAAACACCCCGTAGGGCCGATGCAGGAGCGCCTTTCTGACGGTAAACTGGCTGTTCTGGCCTTGACATCCTTTGAGCAGGTGCCGCACGTCACAGTCTCGAAGCGGCTTTCCTCCGTTTTTCGGAAATGA